The DNA sequence TTCAGCAACACCGCCCAGACGACCAACCTCTCCATCCGGAACAACATCTTCTTCCGGGCCACGAGCGCGGCCATCTTTCTCACCGACCCCTGGACCGGGCTGGACAGCTTAGTCCTCGACCACAACAGCTACCACCAGGGAGACACGGACGGTCTCCTGGCCGACTGGCTGGGCCGGTCCTTTCGGCTCGACGAATTCTCCGCCTATCAGGCCGAAACCGGCAAGGATCCCAGCTCGCTGGCCAGTGACCCGCTCTTCGTGGCCGCGGACGCGGCGGACTTCCACCTTGCGCCGCGCTCCCCCTGCATCGATGCCGGCTTCAACGAGGCGACGGGTCTTGCCACCACCGACGCCGGCGGCCAGCCGCGGGTGGTGCACGAGGTGGTGGACATGGGGGCCTACGAGCGCCAGGCCGGCTTCCCGGCGACTCTCTTGGGCATCGTGCTCCAGGGCGGCACGCCGGTGACCGGCGAGATCGCCTGCTTTCAGGCAAGCCAGGGAGCGACACCGATGCGGGTGCCGCTCGGCGCAGACGGCAGCTTCCGGCTGGAGGCCTTCGACGAGCCCTTTGTCTGCGCCACCTACGGCAATCGGGGCCAGAAGCCGGCAACCGGCGCTGCGCCGGTGACCGGTGGCGTCTGGCTGGACAGCCGCCCGGTATCCGGCTGGGTGGCCCTCTATCAGACCAGGACCGCCCCGGAGCCCGCGCTGGCCCGGATCGGCCCCTCCGGCCGCTACCGGCTGCCACCAGCCCCGCGCCAGCCTTTCGTCGCCCTGACCTGCGGCCACTGACCCCGGTGCACCGTCAGGGCGGCAGGGCAGGCGGGTCCGGCGGCAGGACCGGGAAGGCTGGGGCACCAAGGTGATCGAACGGTTGGCTCAGGACCTGCGCAACGCCTTCCCGGACATGAAAGGATTTTCGCCGCGCAACCTCAAGTACATGCGGGCCTTTGCCGAGGCGTGGCCGGACGGCGGATTTGTGCAGCAAGTTGCTGCACGATTGCCCTGGTTTCACCTCTGTACACTGCTCGACAAGCTCAAGACACCGGACGAGCGCGAGTGGTATCTGGCCAAAGCCATTGAGCACAACTGGTCACGCGGCGTGCTGGCCATCCAGATCGAGACCCGTTTGCGTAAGCGCAGCGGGCAGGCCGTCACCAACTT is a window from the Thermodesulfobacteriota bacterium genome containing:
- a CDS encoding choice-of-anchor Q domain-containing protein; protein product: GELRYGNGVEFWNNAHDTLVEGCRLWEIYDAALTTQGIGESTKVNQIFRNNVVWRSEYCFEFWNHPASAVSDNIHFVSNTCAFSGFGWGHEQRFDPSGRHICLFSNTAQTTNLSIRNNIFFRATSAAIFLTDPWTGLDSLVLDHNSYHQGDTDGLLADWLGRSFRLDEFSAYQAETGKDPSSLASDPLFVAADAADFHLAPRSPCIDAGFNEATGLATTDAGGQPRVVHEVVDMGAYERQAGFPATLLGIVLQGGTPVTGEIACFQASQGATPMRVPLGADGSFRLEAFDEPFVCATYGNRGQKPATGAAPVTGGVWLDSRPVSGWVALYQTRTAPEPALARIGPSGRYRLPPAPRQPFVALTCGH